The genomic interval CCCCCTCTTCCGCGGTAACTGCCAAAGGTGGAACCCAAGGCTTCACCTTTGTCTTAGAAGCTTCCGGTATTTTATCCTTAAACTTCATAATGGCATCTAAATCCGGCTCCCCCCCCAGGGATTGCAAATAGGCCAGAACAGCAAGTATTTTCTCACGCGACAACATGATCGGGGGATCATACACCCTCGGCATAATCTTATCGAACCCCTCCACCACGTATTTTTCCGGGTCAATTATCGATTCTACTAAATACTCTAAACCACTGGACAAACCAAGCTCTTTCGCCCTTTCCTCCGCCCTCTCTGCCAATCCTTCCTGATCAGGCCCTCTTGTAGCACTGCCGCTGGAACCTATTTTGTGGCATGTACTACACTGCCCGTCGCCCCAGAAAATTTGCTCTCCGGCTTCAGCAGAAACACCGGTTGCTGTCCCCCCCCCGCCCGTACCAGACAAACCAGTAACATAGACGGTGATATACATGTAAAACCCTATGACAGCAACTCCAAATGCAACAATTTTTAACATCGTCTTATTCATAAGCCTTCTTTTGCCTTCTTCTTACCACCATGATCTTAAAAATTTATCAACACAATCATTATTCATCATAATGAGTCAATCACTAAGGCTGTCAAATGATAAATCAATAAACAGTCTATACAACACTATACTTCGGCCTCAGTTTTCACTTTTTTATCTCCCAGGTTTGCCAGCCAAAACACAAATGCCACCAAGCCAAGGAATAACGCCACAATCAAGCCAACAATCCTTCCCATATAAGCAAGCGTCGGAGTATACGCCCCTTGAGATGTATCCTGCATAAGCCCGTATACATGCCAATCCATACGCAAGCCAGAGCGAATAAACCCCATAAGCCCCATCAAAATGACAATTACTATACATAGCATTAGCAATGCATATTGAGACCTTACTGGCATTTTACCCCAAACTATGTCACCCACGACTTTTGCTTTACGGAATACCAAAATATCAATAACCGTATTCATAATCAAACAGCTCATCACAATCGAAACCTGGGTCACAGATAAATAGCGTAGCACAATATTAGCCTTCTGCATAACCTGAAAACCATAATACCAAAAATAGAGCACGGCAATGCCTGCCGTCACCAGAAACAACATGGATTGCGCAAGCTTGCCTTTATTCCTGAATGTTAAAAAGGCAGCAAGACAAACAGCAAACGACTGTATATAAAGTGCTGTGACCAATGGTTTCACATAAATCTTCGTTTGTGCTTCCAGATCGACAAAACTTAACGAAACCGCATAAGAAAGCAGCATCAGCAAACAAAAGCCCAGCGCAGAGAAAATACCTATCATGCCCACCTTGCCTTGCTCAGAAAAGCGTACTGTCTCGCCCTTATTACTTCTGCGATATATGAGAAAAGAAAAAAATGTCGACAAAATAATAAGATTTACCACTGCATTCTTGGCAGCCATGACCCCAAAATATTTTGAGAAAGGATGATACTGCTCGCCAATCATCGCCCTTTCTTCTCCGCTGAGAGGTAGATTATGGGGGGTAAGCCATACTGCAAAACACATAAAAATAACAACATTAAGGTATTTAATATACCCCGTGTACCTCTCTGACCCCTTTATCCTTCCCATCCCAAGCCATAAATAATAGTTAGCGCCTATAAACAACATGCCGATAAGTATCGCCTGGATAATAAATGTCCATGAAAAAGCCCCACCCATCATAATATTGCCCATCACAGGACTAGCACTATAAACCTCACGTCCCAGCCAATATCCCGCAAAAGGCAATGGAATTAATGCTCCAATACCTATAAAATTCCCAACATAGCCCATCCAGTCATAATGCGCCCTTTCTTCTTTGGTCTTCGAATTTAAGAATTTAACCGCGGCATAAGCACCGACCACAAAACCGCCAAAACATACATTCGCAATCAAACGATGAAGATTGACGGGCATCCACAGCTCATTATAAAATGCTTCGTACAAACTCAGCAGCCTGCCAGTTTTCATACTAACACCTGAAGGACTCATCATATATGTCGCCCATGAATTAGTTATAAACATAAGCCCTGTGCCAAAGAGATTAAGCATGATGCCAAGCGCAATGTGGCACCACTTCTTCGTCGAAGTCCCTTTTAGGACATCCCACGAATAATAGTAACCATACAATGTGAACGCCTCGCCAAAAAACATTAGCGAATAGACATACATTGTTGGAGCAAACACACTGGTCAAATGGCTCATAAATTCAGGGTATAAACCGAACAAACAAAAGGCCAGCAGCCCCCCTAGCGAGGCTGTTGTTGCAAATGCAGCAGACAACAACTTGGTAAACTCCTTCGCCATCTTATCATATTTTATATCGCCGCTTTTAAATCCAACGATCTCGACAATAACCGCAAATATTGGCACACCAAGTACAAATGCTGCGAACATCAGATGCAGCTCAGACACGATCCATACAACCACACGCGAATCCAGTCCAAAGAATGACCGGTATTGAACCGGCTCCAACTCACCCTCTTCTTCGGCTGGCGCCGCGCCTTCTACCACACCTTCAGCAGTACCCTCCGCAGATTGCGGCGCTCCGGAATCCGTCTCGCCCTCAAACGCAGGCAATTCAACACCGATGTCTTCAGCATGCGCAACAGAGAGCAGCGAGATATCCTGCCGGAAAAAAGAAAGAGCCGCACCGAATGCAATAACCAACAAAAGTACAAAAATGCTTTTTTGCTTTATCGACAATAACTTATAATTATTCATTAATGGTACGCCTTTTCACAAGTAAGTTACACAAACCATAAAAACCCATCATCACACTTATTTTTTCTGATACACAAAATCTACGACCACTTCCCCACCGGCCGTTACGACAGCCTCACTCTTTCTCTTACCCAGCTTCTCTTGCCATACTGATATCTCATACGTACCGGCAGGAACATTGTCTATCCTGAATTTACCATCAGCATCCGTAACCGCAAAGTAAGGATTCCCCTTCACCAAAAGGTACGAACTCATCCACTTATGAACATCACACGTTATTTTCACTATTTCAGGAACATCAAACTTCTTTACCATTTTGCCATTACCGGAAACACCTTCATTAAAAGCAGGGTTTCTAATCGACCATGAGTGCAGATTATGCATAATGGGGTCACTGTTCAGCAAATTCACTTCGGTACCCGCACACACCGCAACAACGTGTGGTTCAAATACGCAGCCTTTCTGGTCCAAGGAAACAGGAGTCGTATCCAATGCCTTTCCAACCTCAATACTGTCCAAAGACACAACCGCATTCTTGATGCCCATATTGCCCGAATTAATCACCAGATCTTCTGACGCCTTCAACCCATGACCACATGTCTGCTCATCTTTATCAATCTTCAACATCTTTGCGGCAGGCACACCACCCTCAAGCTTTACCGTACCTGCAATTGTCCCGCCGTTTTTCACTTCAATCACATTATAAACAGGCGCTTTCCCCTTTGCCATTACCGTTTGATTAACGCTCACCAAACTTAGCACAATACCACTTACCAAGATAACAATGTTTAAGCTTTTCATCACTCCACCCTCCATACTTCCAAATATCCAAAATTAACAACAGAAACCATCTGTTAAATGCACAACAAAATACGAATCATATCAAAACGGTCGGATATGATACTTTTGCAAAATTAAATTGTCAACCAGAAACTTACAGACAAACCGGTAAAAATTCTCCGACACGTGAAATTTCAGCAATAGCCAAAACACACGTACAATATGCGTGCCTTTTTCAAAAAAAATATAAAAAAATAAAATAAATTGTGTAACTAATGAATCTTCAATTTCTTAGTTTCTCGAAAGGGGAAGGGTAGTCTATCACGACTCAAAAAAATGAGTTTCACAAATGAAATGACCGTTTCGCTTTTACAATGCAAGCCTTTCAGCGTAACGATGAAAAAATTTTTGTACTTTTTATTATTAGTTTAACGTTCTTTTCAAAATTTCAATGTCTCTCGGTTTTATTGTTTTCCCGGACTCCACAATAATATCAGGCTCCATTTTGAAACGCCTTACCCACGTAGTTTCCAATGGAGGCTTCCAATATAATTTATATTCGCCAGGCATAACATTCATAAAATGATAATAACCCTCATCATTCGTTACCATTTCAAGTTCCAAGGCACCATCTACCAGACGATAATCCCTCGACAACAGACCACCTTTCTCAAGTCTGCGCAGTTGCACCTGGCAATCTTTTATGGGTTTTCCGCTTTTTAATATCCTTCCTTCTACGCTGCCAAGACTAGCGTCTTGCAAGACCGTTGCCTCTTCTGCTACTTCCCCATCAGTATCAACCGCCTCCTCAGGCAACAATTTATCTGCTTCAACTCCGCTTGCGCCAGATGTTTTTTCCTCCCATATCCGGGTTGCCCCGTCGTCCGCGTTCGTTCCGAAATCAACAAATTCATTTTTATCGAAGGCATCTTCTTCCTCAAAAACTTTTTTTGTTTTGAAACGATAATATTTCTTTGCATTTGATTTACCAACGATGCCTGTCCTTAATTCATCTGTCAATTCTTCTTCTCTATTATCTGTCAAGTTTTGTATTTGAGATTCAAGAGATTCGCTCTGCCGCTCTTTTTTGCTATCCATGCGTTTCCCCGTTTCCGCCACATGCGATTTGTACATTTTTTTAGCCGGAAACGTTTCCTCAACTCCATTCTCCTGAAATGACATCTGCAGAGAAGATACCGCAAGCGTAGGAATCATTACGATTATTTCGTCTTTTTTTATTTCTTTCACCTTACATTTTAAAGATATTTCCTCTGTATTCAGATGAATCACGTCCGGGAAAGTATCCCTTTGTAAAAACAACATATCTAAAGACTTCATGTCTTTTTTTGGTATTTCTATACTCACATACTCATCCGTGACCCCCAGTATCCTGAAATCAATCTTTTTATCGATATCTTTCAACACGATTATATCTCCACGGACAACGGTAAAAAATTGCATGCCCAAAAACAAAACTGTTACGTATAATTTAACCATTTAATTCATTTTCTCGCTGCAATGCATTCCTTATAAATCAGTTTCACTTTTCTCAAATTCGCATCCTTCCCGTAATCACTCTATTGTCAATTGCCAAAAAGATTTATTTAATCATTCGCATTAGTTTATCATTCATTAATTGCATATCAAATAAAAAAGAGGGATATATACATTTCGCAAACTGCCGCAAGGGCAATGCATGTAGGGGCATAAAAAGGCAGAAATCCAAATACTTGCATCGCTAACGGCCTTCCGGCCTGCGAAAAAATCCCGAAATACTTCCCTCCTTCGGATAGATGAAAGTACTGTACCAAATTTCACACACACCATGAACCTTTATACATGCACAGTTTATTCAACAAAAAAGGGACATCACACCTTCATCGTGATGTCCCTTTTCCAAACATTTCTAAAAAATTAAGCATCTTTTTATTTTTTTCTTACCTTCACTACCAGTTTTGCCTTGCCTTTTTTGCCTTTTATTCCATCGGCCTTAAATGTTACTTTTGCGTTGCCATTCTTCTCCTTGGCAGTAATGGTGAACCTCGCCTCCCCATTTTCATTCGTTTCCACACTTTCAGGAGATATTTCTACGCGTTTCTTACCCGCCTTACTTAATGATGCAGTAACTTTCACACCTTCTGCCACACAATCACTATCCCCCGTTACCCTGACTGCCACTTCATCATTTTCCCCAAACAACAGCTTTATTTTTGAATTAGGGACATCTATACTTTTTGCCGCACACGAACCTGGCACTGCATCTTCAGCAACCATTGAGGCCGTTGTCGTATAAATATAATCACCCTTATTGGTTCCGTTGCCATTTGCCTCATTCCCTGCACCGTAAATTGTAACAGGGTCATCGGCAGGACTAGAAGGCGCCATCCACACTACCGTCCAGCTTGAACCATCAGTTCCTCTTTCTGTGTGTGAAATATAATCACCTTCTCCGGTTTGCGTCTTATTATCAACATTGTTAAAAAGCCCGACGTGCTCATTTTTTGCATCCAAAGCAGAAAGCTGAAAACCATGTTTTGCACTGCTGGAATCACTAAATAATACGGTAATACTTACTTCTTCTCCAGGTGTATATGTGTCTGGCGCAGAAATGGAAAACACCGCACTGCCGGAATTTAATACAAAAGAATCATGACACCCTGCTGTCGCACAGGTAGCAAAATTATCTGCAGGAGATCCTGTGCGTCCATCTTCAGGCCCCTTAAGAAATGCATGCGCGACATTCATGCCGACGCTCATCATCGATAAAGAAAAAATGACACTTGCTGCAAACGTAAAAAGGCCTTTCATAAAAAGCCCCCTTTCTTTAAAAAAGTTTCGCTATAATCGTCCTGCATATTTGCCACGCCTGTAATCAAATCGCGCATATTATATTACGCACAACATTTCATGTCAATATAGGTGCTGGAGGGGTTATGCAAGGCGATTACTAAATCTTAAACATGTCTTGCAAACTGGGGGTTACGCGACAAAGTCAATGCTATGTTTTAAATTATGGATTGCGTCACCATCTTTAAATTTGAATTTAACCATATGCGGCAAATCCTTTTCCTCTTTGTCGCTAATATTAGATTTGTCAGACTGGCTTGATGACTGTACTTG from Candidatus Kuenenia stuttgartiensis carries:
- a CDS encoding c-type cytochrome, encoding MNKTMLKIVAFGVAVIGFYMYITVYVTGLSGTGGGGTATGVSAEAGEQIFWGDGQCSTCHKIGSSGSATRGPDQEGLAERAEERAKELGLSSGLEYLVESIIDPEKYVVEGFDKIMPRVYDPPIMLSREKILAVLAYLQSLGGEPDLDAIMKFKDKIPEASKTKVKPWVPPLAVTAEEGEQVFFDESLDVTCGKCHMVNGKGQKVGPELTGIGAIQTPQYFVESILEPSAVIVKGYETVFVITADGIPYNGLIKSDTEEELTLILEESGSVEEVVIPKDEIEDMKKQEVSIMPGNIGELLSVRQFYAVIEYLRSLK
- a CDS encoding cytochrome ubiquinol oxidase subunit I — encoded protein: MNNYKLLSIKQKSIFVLLLVIAFGAALSFFRQDISLLSVAHAEDIGVELPAFEGETDSGAPQSAEGTAEGVVEGAAPAEEEGELEPVQYRSFFGLDSRVVVWIVSELHLMFAAFVLGVPIFAVIVEIVGFKSGDIKYDKMAKEFTKLLSAAFATTASLGGLLAFCLFGLYPEFMSHLTSVFAPTMYVYSLMFFGEAFTLYGYYYSWDVLKGTSTKKWCHIALGIMLNLFGTGLMFITNSWATYMMSPSGVSMKTGRLLSLYEAFYNELWMPVNLHRLIANVCFGGFVVGAYAAVKFLNSKTKEERAHYDWMGYVGNFIGIGALIPLPFAGYWLGREVYSASPVMGNIMMGGAFSWTFIIQAILIGMLFIGANYYLWLGMGRIKGSERYTGYIKYLNVVIFMCFAVWLTPHNLPLSGEERAMIGEQYHPFSKYFGVMAAKNAVVNLIILSTFFSFLIYRRSNKGETVRFSEQGKVGMIGIFSALGFCLLMLLSYAVSLSFVDLEAQTKIYVKPLVTALYIQSFAVCLAAFLTFRNKGKLAQSMLFLVTAGIAVLYFWYYGFQVMQKANIVLRYLSVTQVSIVMSCLIMNTVIDILVFRKAKVVGDIVWGKMPVRSQYALLMLCIVIVILMGLMGFIRSGLRMDWHVYGLMQDTSQGAYTPTLAYMGRIVGLIVALFLGLVAFVFWLANLGDKKVKTEAEV
- a CDS encoding carboxypeptidase regulatory-like domain-containing protein, whose amino-acid sequence is MKSLNIVILVSGIVLSLVSVNQTVMAKGKAPVYNVIEVKNGGTIAGTVKLEGGVPAAKMLKIDKDEQTCGHGLKASEDLVINSGNMGIKNAVVSLDSIEVGKALDTTPVSLDQKGCVFEPHVVAVCAGTEVNLLNSDPIMHNLHSWSIRNPAFNEGVSGNGKMVKKFDVPEIVKITCDVHKWMSSYLLVKGNPYFAVTDADGKFRIDNVPAGTYEISVWQEKLGKRKSEAVVTAGGEVVVDFVYQKK
- a CDS encoding carboxypeptidase-like regulatory domain-containing protein; this encodes MVKLYVTVLFLGMQFFTVVRGDIIVLKDIDKKIDFRILGVTDEYVSIEIPKKDMKSLDMLFLQRDTFPDVIHLNTEEISLKCKVKEIKKDEIIVMIPTLAVSSLQMSFQENGVEETFPAKKMYKSHVAETGKRMDSKKERQSESLESQIQNLTDNREEELTDELRTGIVGKSNAKKYYRFKTKKVFEEEDAFDKNEFVDFGTNADDGATRIWEEKTSGASGVEADKLLPEEAVDTDGEVAEEATVLQDASLGSVEGRILKSGKPIKDCQVQLRRLEKGGLLSRDYRLVDGALELEMVTNDEGYYHFMNVMPGEYKLYWKPPLETTWVRRFKMEPDIIVESGKTIKPRDIEILKRTLN
- a CDS encoding Reeler domain-containing protein, which encodes MKGLFTFAASVIFSLSMMSVGMNVAHAFLKGPEDGRTGSPADNFATCATAGCHDSFVLNSGSAVFSISAPDTYTPGEEVSITVLFSDSSSAKHGFQLSALDAKNEHVGLFNNVDNKTQTGEGDYISHTERGTDGSSWTVVWMAPSSPADDPVTIYGAGNEANGNGTNKGDYIYTTTASMVAEDAVPGSCAAKSIDVPNSKIKLLFGENDEVAVRVTGDSDCVAEGVKVTASLSKAGKKRVEISPESVETNENGEARFTITAKEKNGNAKVTFKADGIKGKKGKAKLVVKVRKK